The following are encoded in a window of Gossypium raimondii isolate GPD5lz chromosome 13, ASM2569854v1, whole genome shotgun sequence genomic DNA:
- the LOC105782653 gene encoding thiol protease aleurain: MARLTLVSSIILMLCCVAAASTFEDSNPIRMVSDGLRGYESSVLRVIGHTRHAISFARFAYKHGRKYETVEEMKLRFQIFKENLDLIRSTNKKGLSYTLAVNRFADWSWDEFQKHRLGAAQNCSATTKGNHQLTDVVLPESKDWREAGIVSPVKEQGSCGSCWTFSTTGALEAAYHQAFGKGISLSEQQLVDCAGAFNNFGCHGGLPSQAFEYIKYNGGLDTEEAYPYTAKDGKCKFSPENVGVQVIDSVNITLGAEDELKHAVALVRPVSVAFQVITSFRFYKTGVFTSDKCGTTSQDVNHAVLAVGYGVENGVPYWLIKNSWGAQWGDNGYFKMEMGKNMCGVATCASYPVVA, from the exons ATGGCTCGATTAACATTGGTCTCCTCCATCATCCTTATGCTATGCTGCGTTGCCGCAGCATCAACTTTCGAGGATTCCAACCCTATTCGGATGGTATCCGACGGTCTCCGTGGCTACGAGTCCTCTGTTCTTCGTGTCATTGGCCATACACGTCACGCTATCTCCTTCGCCCGCTTTGCTTACAA GCATGGAAGGAAGTACGAGACGGTGGAGGAAATGAAGCTTCGGTTTCAGATTTTCAAAGAGAATTTGGATTTGATCCGATCCACTAACAAGAAAGGCTTATCTTACACTCTTGCTGTTAATC GGTTTGCTGATTGGAGCTGGGACGAGTTCCAAAAACACAGGCTTGGAGCTGCTCAAAACTGCTCAGCCACCACAAAGGGCAATCACCAACTCACTGATGTCGTCCTCCCTGAATCg AAAGATTGGAGGGAAGCAGGCATTGTCAGCCCTGTTAAAGAACAAGGCTCCTGTGGATCTTGCTGGACATTCAG TACCACTGGGGCACTAGAGGCTGCTTATCATCAGGCATTTGGGAAAGGGATCTCTCTATCAGAGCAGCAGCTAGTGGACTGTGCTGGAGCCTTTAATAACTTTGGTTGTCACGGAGGGTTGCCGTCTCAAGCCTTCGAATACATCAAATACAACGGTGGCCTCGACACTGAGGAAGCTTACCCTTACACTGCTAAAGATGGTAAATGCAAATTCTCACCTGAAAATGTGGGTGTCCAAGTCATTGACTCTGTCAACATTACCTTG GGTGCCGAAGACGAATTGAAGCATGCAGTCGCGTTGGTCCGGCCGGTTAGTGTCGCGTTTCAAGTTATCACTAGTTTCCGGTTTTACAAGACTGGGGTTTTCACCAGTGACAAATGTGGTACCACTTCCCAG GATGTGAACCATGCCGTTCTTGCAGTTGGATATGGTGTTGAAAACGGTGTTCCGTATTGGCTCATCAAGAACTCATGGGGAGCTCAATGGGGTGACAATGGCTACTTCAAGATGGAGATGGGAAAAAACATGTGTG GTGTGGCAACATGTGCATCATACCCTGTTGTTGCTTGA
- the LOC105782651 gene encoding LOW QUALITY PROTEIN: pentatricopeptide repeat-containing protein At2g06000 (The sequence of the model RefSeq protein was modified relative to this genomic sequence to represent the inferred CDS: inserted 1 base in 1 codon) — protein MTLFSLTNRVSRVLSASKVFIPHRRIQFHGGSHPQGNKEPKAIQKQESWFVKVVCTLFVYSQPLDDACLSYLNNNLTPLIEFEVVKWLKNPTFGLKFLELSRLNLNINHSFWTYNLLIRSFCCMGLYGSARLVFDYMKIDGHLPDSTLLGFMISSFGRAGEFGMARKLLAEVQSDDVMVTIFAVNNLLNMMVKQNNLEEAVSLYKENLGLNFNPDTWTFNILIRGLCRVGKVDQAFEFFNDMRSFGCFPDIVTYNTIINGLCREYEVDRGHSLLNEIRLRDDCAPNVVTYTSVISGYCKLGKMEKASALFDEMMSSGTLPSVVTFNVLIDGFGKVGDMLSAKSLYEKMASFGCIPDVVTFTSLINGYCQIGDVNRSFQLWDAMKVKNVSPNVYTFAITINALCKENRLCEACRFLRELQCRNIVPKPFIFNPVIDGFCKAGNLDEANRIVAEMEKKKCDPDKVTFTILIIGHCMKGRMLKAISIFDKMLSVGCPPDYVTVRSLISCLLKAGMPKEAYRISTITXMKMDSSSSVDNNALSSINRDVVVVA, from the exons ATGACCCTTTTTTCATTGACAAATCGTGTCTCAAGGGTTCTTTCAGCCTCTAAGGTCTTCATCCCTCATCGTCGCATCCAATTTCACGGTGGGTCTCATCCACAAGGCAATAAAGAGCCTAAGGCAATCCAAAAGCAAGAATCTTGGTTCGTTAAGGTTGTATGCACTCTCTTTGTTTACTCACAACCATTGGATGATGCCTGTTTGAGTTACTTGAACAACAATTTAACACCTTTAATTGAATTCGAAGTTGTTAAATGGTTAAAAAACCCAACATTTGGGTTGAAGTTTTTGGAGTTAAGTAGGTTAAATCTTAATATAAATCATTCTTTTTGGACTTATAATTTGCTTATTAGGTCATTTTGTTGTATGGGTTTATATGGTTCTGCTAGATTAGTTTTTGATTATATGAAGATTGATGGGCATTTGCCTGATAGTACTTTGTTAGGGTTTATGATTTCATCATTTGGGAGAGCTGGTGAGTTTGGCATGGCAAGGAAATTGCTTGCTGAGGTTCAATCTGATGATGTAATGGTCACCATTTTTGCAGTGAACAACTTGTTGAATATGATGGTTAAGCAAAATAATCTAGAAGAGGCAGTTAGTTTATATAAGGAGAATTTAGGGTTGAACTTTAACCCGGATACTTGGACGTTCAATATTCTAATTCGAGGCCTTTGCAGAGTTGGGAAAGTGGATCAGGCTTTCGAGTTTTTTAACGATATGAGGAGTTTTGGCTGTTTTCCTGATATCGTTACATATAACACCATTATTAATGGGTTGTGTAGGGAATATGAGGTAGATAGAGGTCATAGTTTATTGAATGAAATTCGATTGAGAGATGATTGTGCACCAAATGTTGTGACTTATACATCGGTTATATCTGGTTATTGTAAGTTGGGGAAGATGGAGAAGGCATCTGCGCTTTTTGATGAGATGATGAGCTCCGGAACTTTGCCTAGTGTTGttacttttaatgttttgattgatGGCTTTGGCAAAGTCGGTGATATGCTTTCCGCTAAATCGTTGTATGAGAAGATGGCTTCTTTTGGTTGCATTCCTGATGTTGTTACCTTCACTTCGTTGATTAATGGATACTGTCAAATTGGAGATGTGAACAGGAGCTTTCAGCTTTGGGATGCAATGAAAGTGAAGAATGTATCTCCGAATGTTTATACCTTTGCAATTACTATTAATGCGTTATGCAAGGAAAATAGATTATGTGAGGCTTGTCGATTTTTGAGGGAGTTGCAATGTAGGAATATTGTTCCAAAACCATTTATCTTCAACCCTGTGATTGATGGGTTCTGCAAGGCTGGAAATTTGGATGAGGCCAATCGAATAGTAGCAGAGATGGAGAAGAAAAAATGCGATCCTGATAAAGTGACATTTACTATTCTCATTATCGGGCATTGTATGAAAGGAAGGATGCTCAAAGCAATTAGCATTTTCGATAAAATGTTATCAGTCGGTTGTCCTCCAGATTATGTTACTGTACGTTCATTGATATCTTGCCTTTTGAAAGCCGGGATGCCTAAGGAAGCTTATCGTATTTCTACGATAA TCATGAAGATGGATAGTTCATCATCCGTGGATAACAACGCACTCTCGAGCATAAATAGGGACGTGGTTGTAGTTGCTTAA
- the LOC105782652 gene encoding protein FIP1, whose protein sequence is MMSNERHASSNPTSPQENDAMFLDILHEAPLFGHRKPRSIVGGVFYCFILAGYAILAAAAPWIFQPLGHLVLPLLCSCDVVLLIVTGIFQQYHVYQVQKIRLQGYYSFSQKLKHIVRLPFAITAYGTAGMILVMVWEPYIRILSTSTILRIIMLVEAVCSGFFMSVYIGYVYQYNSLDSQPDVLKSLYSPLQPSSPLEDLRYHDGGRLSDQQMALLQYQRENLHFLSEEILRLQECLSKYEGSNDGSTPQVDLAHLLAARDQELRTVSAEMNQLQSELRLARSLIADTEAEVQCVRTTNNQYVEENERLRAILGEWSTRAAKLERALEVERMSNLELQKKISTFRNQTCTSSTESSEQRGA, encoded by the exons ATGATGTCTAATGAGAGGCACGCTTCTTCCAATCCTACATCTCCTCAAGAAAATGATGCTAT GTTCCTTGATATACTTCATGAAGCTCCATTATTTGGTCACCGGAAACCAAGGAGTATAGTTGGGGGtgttttttattgtttcatACTG gCGGGTTACGCAATCTTGGCTGCAGCAGCTCCTTGGATATTTCAGCCTCTTGGGCATTTAGTCTTACCATTGCTTTGCAGTTGTGATGTTGTTCTTTTAATAGTCACAG GCATTTTTCAGCAATACCATGTTTATCAAGTCCAGAAGATACGTTTACAA ggttactatAGTTTCAGTCAGAAGTTGAAGCATATTGTTCGTCTACCATTCGCCATTACTGCTTATG GAACTGCTGGAATGATACTTGTCATGGTCTGGGAACCCTATATTCGTATCCTTTCTACCTCTACTATACTCAG GATTATTATGTTGGTTGAAGCAGTATGTTCTGGGTTCTTTATGAGTGTGTATATCG GTTACGTATATCAGTACAATTCATTGGATTCTCAGCCTGATGTTTTGAAGTCATTATATTCTCCCCTTCAACCATCAAGTCCTTTGGAAGATTTGAG GTATCATGACGGTGGTCGACTCTCTGATCAGCAAATGGCTTTACTGCAGTATCAGCGTGAAAACCTTCATTTTCTAAGTGAGGAG ATTCTTCGATTGCAAGAGTGCTTGAGCAAATACGAAGGATCTAATGATGGAAGCACACCTCAG GTTGATCTTGCCCATCTATTAGCAGCTCGTGATCAAGAATTACGAACAGTTTCAGCTGAG ATGAATCAGCTGCAGTCCGAACTAAGACTTGCTCGATCTTTAATAGCTGACACAGAAGCAGAGGTCCAATGCGTTCGAACAACTAACAATCAG TATGTCGAAGAGAATGAAAGACTGAGAGCTATTCTAGGAGAATGGAGCACTCGAGCTGCAAAG CTCGAGCGAGCATTGGAAGTTGAGCGGATGTCGAACCTCGAATTACAGAAGAAGATTTCAACATTTAGAAACCAAACATGTACATCTTCAACTGAATCAAGCGAGCAGCGTGGAGCCTAA
- the LOC105782655 gene encoding uncharacterized protein LOC105782655 has protein sequence MVPRGTYFVPDQQFNMFHNIDRELYAVLVMNLCRDPVESLHCIALWLWLERVGFKKVVTKLLPLPRVLVNELADEALACLGVIHSEKVSPLSTRRNDTPLMQRLIDSELALPFFAKHRLIAVRGLAKLVNEVCMRALKDIMQQAVERKAHQSLADLSLYHQQQQRQHPRQVQVQPPLAARVPTPAPPRVQFGSLPAAAQTNEVHPDDRTIFVTFSKGYLVHEWEVREFFTRLYGNCIESLHMQDVMPNEQPLFARIVCHSPAAIEYILNGNVKAKFTINGKHVWARKFVPKRPKPPAPPPPPFNLPVSLGI, from the coding sequence ATGGTTCCTCGAGGTACTTATTTCGTTCCCGACCAGCAATTCAACATGTTTCACAACATTGATCGTGAGTTGTACGCTGTGCTTGTAATGAATCTATGCCGAGACCCGGTGGAATCGCTTCATTGTATCGCGTTATGGCTGTGGCTTGAGAGGGTTGGGTTTAAAAAGGTTGTGACAAAACTGTTGCCTTTGCCTCGTGTACTGGTGAACGAGCTTGCCGATGAGGCTTTGGCTTGTCTTGGAGTCATTCACAGCGAGAAAGTCTCTCCGTTGTCCACTAGACGCAACGATACCCCTTTGATGCAGCGCCTGATCGACAGTGAGCTGGCTCTCCCGTTCTTTGCCAAGCACCGGCTCATCGCGGTGCGAGGCCTTGCTAAGCTCGTCAACGAGGTCTGCATGAGGGCGTTGAAGGACATCATGCAACAGGCCGTTGAACGAAAAGCGCATCAGAGCTTAGCTGATCTTAGCCTGTACCATCAACAGCAACAGCGGCAGCACCCACGACAAGTGCAAGTGCAACCACCACTAGCAGCACGAGTACCAACACCAGCACCACCTAGGGTTCAATTTGGCTCTTTGCCAGCGGCTGCTCAAACCAACGAAGTCCATCCCGATGATCGGACCATATTCGTGACGTTCTCGAAAGGGTACCTGGTTCATGAATGGGAAGTTAGGGAATTCTTCACCAGGCTGTATGGGAATTGCATCGAGTCATTGCACATGCAAGATGTGATGCCTAATGAACAACCGTTGTTTGCTCGGATCGTGTGTCACTCACCGGCTGCCATTGAATATATCCTTAATGGTAATGTCAAAGCTAAGTTCACCATCAACGGAAAACATGTTTGGGCTCGGAAATTTGTGCCTAAACGCCCCAAACCACCCGCACCGCCGCCACCACCATTCAATTTGCCAGTTTCGCTTGGGATATAA